In Betta splendens chromosome 19, fBetSpl5.4, whole genome shotgun sequence, the following proteins share a genomic window:
- the LOC114846116 gene encoding ubiquitin-conjugating enzyme E2 L3, producing the protein MPIIAARCMQGTHSSFKMAASRRLAKELEEIRTSGMKNFRNIQVEESNLLSWQGLIVPDNPPYDKGAFRIEIIFPTEYPFKPPKITFKTKIYHPNIDEKGQVCLPVISAENWKPATKTDQVIQSLIALVNDPQPEHPLRADLAEEYSKDRKKFLKNAEEFTKKHGEKRPMD; encoded by the exons ATGCCCATAATCGCCGCGCGGTGCATGCAGGGAACACACAGTAGTTTCAAGATGGCGGCGAGCAGGAGGCTGGCCAAG GAGCTTGAAGAAATTCGCACATCTGGAATGAAAAACTTCAGAAACATTCAAGTCGAGGAATCAAACCTATTGTCATGGCAAGGGCTCATTGTTCCT GACAACCCTCCTTATGACAAAGGTGCATTCAGGATCGAAATCATTTTTCCCACTGAATACCCCTTCAAACCTCCTAAGATCACATTCAAAACAAAGATCTATCATCCCAACATTGATGAAAAGGGCCAGGTGTGCTTGCCTGTGATCAGTGCAGAGAACTGGAAGCCTGCCACCAAAACCGACCAAG TTATTCAGTCTCTTATTGCACTGGTGAATGACCCCCAGCCCGAGCACCCCCTGAGGGCAGACCTAGCAGAGGAATACTCAAAGGACCGTAAAAAATTCTTGAAGAACGCTGAAGAGTTTACAAAGAAACATGGCGAGAAGCGGCCAATGGACTGA
- the ydjc gene encoding carbohydrate deacetylase, which yields MPQPRLMLVVTGDDFGYCPRRNQGIVDCFLAGGISNVSLLVNGYAAKEAADLAKRHSIPIGLHANLSEGAPVCQNRLQVSTLTNQRGFFHGKMGFRKALERGQLSMKQVELELRMQVKLFRELTGHLPCHMDGHQHVHVLPEVREVFAQVLSDFRIPFTRVPVEPGLHSCTWLPAHLQRFYLQVEKDAQDSIPVFSRHGIRWPDVYLGLTTMGQNMSIHNLERAVGQALAAGPSGTTNSSASGSSQPVVKAELMVHPGYPSHPQEGGCGEGPDDFSQSAERQHELSVLRDPSLLDLYSQERVQLCAFKDL from the exons ATGCCACAGCCCAGACTGATGCTGGTGGTGACAGGAGATGATTTTGGCTATTGTCCCAGGAGGAACCAGGGCATTGTGGACTGCTTCCTAGCGGGAGGGATTTCCAATGTGTCACTGCTGGTTAACGGCTATGCTGCCAAAGAGGCAGCAGATCTGGCTAAAAG ACACAGCATCCCCATCGGCCTCCATGCCAACCTGTCGGAGGGCGCTCCAGTGTGTCAGAACCGCCTACAGGTCTCTACACTGACCAACCAGCGTGGATTCTTCCATGGGAAGATGGGTTTCCGTAAGGCTCTGGAGAGAGGCCAGCTCAGCATGAAACAG gtggagctggagttgaGGATGCAGGTGAAGCTGTTCAGGGAGCTTACGGGACATCTCCCCTGCCACATGGATGGACACCAGCATGTCCATGTTCTGCCAG aggTGCGAGaggtgtttgctcaggtcctGTCAGATTTCAGGATTCCATTCACTCGTGTTCCGGTGGAGCCAGGTTTACACAGCTGCACGTGGCTGCCAGCACACCTCCAGAGGTTCTACCTGCAGGTGGAGAAGGACGCTCAAGACTCCATCCCTGTCTTCTCTCGTCATGGAATCAG GTGGCCAGATGTGTATTTGGGCCTGACCACCATGGGCCAGAACATGTCCATCCACAACCTGGAAAGGGCCGTGGGTCAGGCCTTGGCTGCAGGACCCTCAGGCACCACTAACAGCAGCGCGTCGGGCTCCAGCCAGCCTGTGGTCAAAGCAGAGCTCATGGTCCACCCAGGTTACCCCAGTCACCCACAGGAGGGCGGCTGTGGAGAAGGACCCGATGACTTCTCGCAGTCAGCTGAGAGACAACATGAACTGAGTGTGCTCAGAGACCCGTCCCTGCTAGACCTTTACAGCCAGGAGAGAGTGCAGCTCTGTGCCTTCAAAGACCTCTGA
- the ak6 gene encoding adenylate kinase isoenzyme 6, translated as MKMRKRPNILLTGTPGVGKTTLGKELAQRTGLTYVNVGELAQEGQLYEGYDEEYQCPILDEDRVVDELDEKMIEGGVIVDYHSCDLFPERWFHIVFVLRTDNTQLYTRLEGRGYTGKKLQDNVQCEIFQTIYEEAMEAYSEEIVHQLPSNSPEDLESNLEQIVQWTEQWMKDHN; from the exons ATGAAGATGAGGAAGCGACCAAACATACTGCTCACAG GAACCCCTGGTGTTGGAAAGACCACACTGGGAAAGGAGCTCGCCCAACGCACAGGACTGACCTATGTCAACGTCGGCGAGTTGGCCCAGGAAG GACAGCTCTATGAGGGCTATGATGAGGAGTACCAGTGCCCCATTTTGGATGAAGACAGA GTGGTAGACGAGCTTGACGAGAAAATGATAGAAGGCGGAGTGATTGTTGACTATCACAGCTGTGACCTGTTTCCTGAACGATGGTTCCACATTGTGTTTGTCCTCCGCACAGATAACACTCAGCTGTACACACGCCTGGAGGGCAG AGGATACACAGggaagaagctgcaggacaATGTGCAGTGTGAGATCTTCCAGACCATCTATGAGGAGGCCATGGAGGCCTACAGTGAGGAGATCGTCCATCAACTACCCAGCAACAGCCCTGAGGACCTGGAGAGCAACTTAGAGCAGATAGTTCAGTGGACTGAACAATGGATGAAGGACCATAATTAG